One genomic segment of Hydra vulgaris chromosome 14, alternate assembly HydraT2T_AEP includes these proteins:
- the LOC136073336 gene encoding uncharacterized protein LOC136073336 translates to MIESSQTDLLGEQRQQKKVIVRTLSAVLVASTLFVLFGNGLLFVHKNNANFQHSRFTSAFVGSLLSGKFIDIIGRKFTIFLALVFYLLSYIFALLSWQMSIFLKDTSTIFCYIGAIYYGIGVGMTSLVVPIYIAEISSPYLRGLMGVMCNNALIFGASLLLVIEFKLSSHLYFNDIIGILFCLLGFLLILMPETPRWLLTQNRRDEALKNLFWLSGELHDAEDQCVDIQISVQHQQIISVNDYRSLGLFRPLFIGSLLCFVQQFIYHQYSFNFQKLLEAKVVALPLFLLLQTLLALLGCILVHAFRRRPLLISGSAFLFLYSIIIAVYYQIKHSFNGSTLYTTVFYGIVFTLSWGPLPWIIFSEIFPPRARGTFGSIAISAYWLLNNVRYLITDWLIENEKYSFWLLSGIYLISIPLIYFIVPETKGKTLEEIEHYYIMHRTFRNYLF, encoded by the coding sequence ATGATTGAATCTTCGCAAACAGACTTGTTAGGTGAACaaagacaacaaaaaaaagtaatagtaCGTACTTTATCAGCAGTTTTAGTTGCATCGACATTATTTGTACTTTTCGGCAATGGTTTGCTATTCGTGCATAAGAATAATGCAAATTTTCAACATTCGCGTTTTACAAGTGCGTTTGTTGGAAGCTTGCTTTCGGGaaaatttattgacataatTGGAAGAAAGTTTACTATATTTCTGGCATTAGTATTTTATCTTCTTAGTTATATATTTGCGCTTCTTAGTTGGcaaatgtcaatttttttaaaagatacctccacaatattttgttatatcggAGCCATATACTATGGAATCGGGGTTGGAATGACTTCCCTTGTGGTCCCTATATATATTGCTGAGATATCATCTCCATACTTACGCGGGCTAATGGGAGTAATGTGTAATAACGCTTTAATTTTTGGAGCAAGTTTATTGTTAGTTATTGAATTCAAACTTTCGagtcatttatattttaatgatattattggaattttgttttgtttattaggcTTTTTATTGATTCTTATGCCGGAAACGCCAAGATGGCTTTTAACACAAAATCGCCGGGATGAAGcgcttaaaaacttattttggcTAAGCGGAGAATTGCATGATGCAGAAGATCAATGTGTTGACATTCAAATAAGTGTACAACATCAGCAGATAATATCTGTTAATGATTATCGTTCACTGGGATTGTTTCGACCTCTTTTTATAGGAAGTTTGTTGTGTTTTGTTCAGCAATTCATTTATCAccaatattcttttaattttcaaaaattgttagaAGCAAAAGTAGTTGCATTGCCACTCTTTTTGCTGTTGCAGACTCTACTTGCACTACTTGGATGCATTTTAGTACATGCATTCCGCAGAAGACCCCTACTTATTTCTGGAAGCgcttttttatttctgtataGCATTATTATTGCAGTTTATTACCAGATAAAGCATAGTTTTAATGGCTCTACACTATACACTACAGTATTTTATGGTATTGTTTTCACTTTATCATGGGGACCGTTACCTTGGATAATTTTCTCAGAAATATTTCCCCCACGCGCTAGAGGAACTTTTGGTAGCATTGCTATATCTGCCTATTGGTTGTTAAACAACGTAAGGTACTTGATTACTGATTGGTTGATAGAAAATGAAAAGTATTCGTTTTGGCTCTTATCTggcatttatttaataagtattccgttaatttattttattgtaccTGAAACTAAAGGCAAAACATTAGAGGAAATTGAACATTATTACATTATGCACCGAACGTTTCGTaactatttgttttaa